One genomic segment of Paraburkholderia aromaticivorans includes these proteins:
- a CDS encoding MipA/OmpV family protein, producing MFNSRRKRGGRLRNKQTGIAATSLVAATIGGVAVLPGSVSAQTPSPLGEWQYSVGIPLQKMWQPNIPDWQVRLGMATSFQPRYEGSDRYHLMTGPSVDVRYKDLFFLSSGEGFGVNFAQGPNWRASLAAVYDLGRRGHDDPQELNGLGNINPAPGIKLAGEYVISKDFPLVLRADVRRYFGGSNGWIGDFGAYMPMPGSTNKFFWFAGPNVSLADSTYMNSWFGVNQSQAAHSQYSQYHASAGFKSVGFGVSAVWLFDKHWFATADGAFEQLVGSAGNSPVTHRKANGVADISINYRF from the coding sequence GTGTTCAACAGCCGTAGAAAGCGGGGCGGCAGGCTCCGCAATAAACAAACAGGCATCGCGGCGACTTCTCTCGTCGCCGCGACTATTGGCGGTGTCGCCGTGCTACCGGGGTCGGTCTCGGCTCAGACACCGTCGCCGCTCGGCGAATGGCAATATTCGGTCGGTATTCCGCTGCAGAAGATGTGGCAGCCGAATATCCCGGACTGGCAGGTGCGCCTCGGCATGGCGACGTCGTTCCAGCCGCGCTATGAAGGATCCGACCGGTATCACCTGATGACCGGTCCGAGCGTGGACGTGCGCTACAAGGATCTGTTCTTCCTGTCGAGCGGCGAGGGTTTCGGTGTCAACTTCGCACAAGGCCCGAACTGGCGCGCGAGTCTTGCGGCCGTCTACGATCTTGGACGGCGCGGCCATGACGACCCGCAGGAACTGAACGGCCTCGGCAATATCAATCCCGCGCCGGGCATCAAACTGGCCGGCGAATATGTGATCTCGAAGGATTTCCCGCTGGTGCTGCGTGCGGACGTGAGACGCTATTTCGGCGGCTCGAATGGCTGGATCGGCGATTTCGGCGCGTATATGCCGATGCCGGGCAGCACCAACAAGTTCTTCTGGTTCGCCGGCCCGAATGTGTCGCTCGCGGACTCCACCTACATGAATAGCTGGTTCGGCGTGAATCAGAGTCAGGCGGCCCATTCGCAGTATTCGCAATACCACGCCAGCGCGGGCTTCAAGTCAGTGGGTTTCGGCGTCAGCGCGGTGTGGCTGTTCGACAAGCACTGGTTCGCCACCGCGGACGGCGCTTTCGAACAATTGGTGGGAAGCGCGGGCAATAGTCCGGTCACGCATCGC